AAATTAAATCGAGAAATTGATCAGGGAGATAAGCATCTTTAGGGATTATGTTTCTAAAAACTAGAGAGCGTTTGTAAAAAGTTGCTTTCTTTTTTTTATTTTGTTTCTTTTATAAAAGGAATAATTTTTAGAAATTTAGAATATCAAAAATAAAAAGTATATATTAATTAAATACAATTCAAAAAGAATACAAGAAAGAATAAACACACATATTTTTTATTATGGACAACCATCAATTTTTGTAGGAAAAACATATCCAAAAAGCTATGGTGTCGGTAAATAAAAGCAGGGTAATTTAGAATAATCTCTTCTTGGAAAAATATTGTATAAATAATAATAATAAAAAACATAATAGATGATAACCTTTTTAGTTTAATTATTTTTATAAAAAAATTTTATTTTTAGCAGGTGAGCAAGTGAATATTATAAAGAAACGCAAGAACAATATTTTCAAGATGTAATAACCATAAACATGAGAAAAACAGGATTTAAACCTTATGCTCAGACACTACAGGTATTAAAGAATAGGAAAAATGGTAGGTCTTTAGAAATAGTGAAACAAACAGAAAGACAACAACGAAGTCAAGCAAGATTTGCACAATCATTGCTTGGATCTTCGTAAAAATGGATTTTTTCTTTCTGTTATAGCATCCGTACTTGGCATAATAGAAAAAAATATTGGATATAATAAAGAATAATACAACATAATTCCACTCCGAAGAGTCCTTTGTAGATAAATATCAGTATTTATTACTATTATATATAAAAGCATCAAACTTTGGGATTAGATTCAATTTTAATAATTAACAACACACAATATGATAAAAAATAATGTATGGAAAGTGGTATTGCTTCTCTCAATATCGTGCAGCCCGTCTCATAAAAATGTAGAAACTATGAGCGAACAAGAAATACAAGTATATGCAAAGGAATTAGCCGACGCACTTATTATTACTGATGGTCATATAGACCTTCCTTATCGTATGAAAGAAGGAAATTATGGTTTTGGAAAAGAGATATTAGATATTTCTGTGCGAACTCCCGATGGAGATTTTGATTACTTCAGGGCAAAAGAAGGAGGATTAGATGCTCCATTTATGTCTATTTATATACCTTCCAAGTATGGAGTGAGCGATGCCGCAAAGTTTTTGGCAGATTCTCTCATAGATTTAGTGGAAAATATTACTAAAAAGTTTCCAAATCAATTTGCCTTAGCAAAAACTCCATCGGAAGTAGAAAAAAATACCAAAGATGGCAAAATATCCTTCCCTATGGGTATGGAAAATGGATCCCCGATAGGAAATGATTTGTCCCGAGTAGAATATTTTTTTAAGAGAGGAATAAACTATATAACCCTTACACACGCAAAAGATAATCAGATATGCGATTCTAGTTATGATACTATCCATACTCACAACGGTCTCAGCCCTTTTGGAGAACAGGTAATCCAAGAAATGAACAAAGTAGGAATTATGGTAGATGTTTCTCACGTATCAGATAGTGCCTTTTATGATGTTATGAAAATAACCAAAGCACCCGTCATTGCTTCCCATTCTTCTTGCAGACATTTTACCCCAGGTTTTGAAAGAAAT
The nucleotide sequence above comes from Chitinophagaceae bacterium. Encoded proteins:
- a CDS encoding dipeptidase, which gives rise to MIKNNVWKVVLLLSISCSPSHKNVETMSEQEIQVYAKELADALIITDGHIDLPYRMKEGNYGFGKEILDISVRTPDGDFDYFRAKEGGLDAPFMSIYIPSKYGVSDAAKFLADSLIDLVENITKKFPNQFALAKTPSEVEKNTKDGKISFPMGMENGSPIGNDLSRVEYFFKRGINYITLTHAKDNQICDSSYDTIHTHNGLSPFGEQVIQEMNKVGIMVDVSHVSDSAFYDVMKITKAPVIASHSSCRHFTPGFERNMSDEMIVELAKNGGVLQINFGSTFLSQEARDNFKKADKHLEAWMQQNNLSKTDSLTLAYKKEYYTKNNIYENVTKVADHIDHVVQLVGIDHVGLGSDFDGVGDSLPIGLKDASQYPNLIAELLKRGYSEEEIEKICSKNVWRVWNTVLQIAEKQ